A genomic region of Friedmanniella luteola contains the following coding sequences:
- a CDS encoding universal stress protein: protein MGEIKLIIVGVDGSDQSKAALDWAYGEAAHHGARLTVVTIWSPPALTMSPPYGALPTEGYEDQPRTDALALLDRFTAELGARTPAVEVRTSIEEGHPAKVLIERSREADLLVVGSRGHGGFSGMLLGSVSQHLVAHADCPVVVIR, encoded by the coding sequence ATGGGGGAGATCAAGCTGATCATCGTCGGTGTCGACGGGTCCGATCAGAGCAAGGCTGCTCTCGACTGGGCCTACGGCGAGGCGGCCCACCACGGGGCCAGGCTCACCGTGGTCACCATCTGGTCTCCCCCGGCGCTGACGATGAGCCCGCCCTACGGGGCGCTGCCCACCGAGGGGTACGAGGACCAGCCGAGGACGGACGCCCTGGCCCTGCTCGACCGCTTCACCGCCGAGCTGGGGGCCCGGACGCCCGCGGTGGAGGTGCGCACGTCGATCGAGGAAGGCCACCCGGCCAAGGTGCTGATCGAGCGGTCCCGCGAGGCCGACCTGCTCGTGGTCGGCTCGCGCGGGCACGGCGGCTTCTCCGGCATGCTCCTGGGCTCGGTCAGCCAGCACCTCGTCGCGCACGCGGACTGCCCGGTCGTCGTGATCCGCTGA
- a CDS encoding CGNR zinc finger domain-containing protein codes for MEGAVQDLVLVEQFLNTLDERRFGRHGRDHPPTDELVSVPALARWLEARGRAAPARELGSDDVSAARALRAALRAACTGDRGSRAAEALAGFPLRLTADPSGDLRLAAVGDAAGLGAVVEAVAVSVATGRWARLKLCASPDCRWAFLDTSRNGGGRWCSMEVCGNRHKTRSYRQRRAS; via the coding sequence GTGGAGGGTGCGGTGCAGGACCTCGTGCTCGTCGAGCAGTTCCTGAACACCCTTGACGAGAGGCGATTCGGCCGGCACGGCCGGGACCACCCCCCGACCGACGAGCTCGTCTCGGTCCCGGCCCTCGCGCGGTGGCTGGAGGCGCGCGGCCGGGCTGCCCCGGCCCGGGAGCTGGGGTCCGACGACGTCAGCGCCGCCCGCGCCCTCCGGGCCGCCCTGCGCGCAGCCTGCACCGGCGACCGCGGCTCCCGGGCCGCCGAGGCCCTGGCCGGCTTCCCCCTGCGGTTGACGGCCGACCCCTCCGGCGACCTGCGCCTCGCGGCGGTCGGCGACGCGGCAGGTCTCGGCGCGGTCGTCGAGGCTGTCGCGGTGAGCGTGGCCACCGGGCGGTGGGCCCGGCTCAAGCTCTGCGCCTCGCCTGACTGCCGCTGGGCCTTCCTGGACACCTCGCGCAACGGCGGCGGCCGCTGGTGCTCGATGGAGGTCTGCGGCAACCGCCACAAGACCCGCAGCTACCGGCAGCGCCGGGCCAGCTAG
- a CDS encoding GNAT family N-acetyltransferase, with protein MEIASASGPALQVRALRADDPVAEGLRPPPPGRDGPRWQRTLAAVAEGQVVGYATLVLSPATDSYFCDVSVSLALRRRGIGTRLFTEVQRVADRPLPVLGRVMSSQPLRRPFAEHLGGSVLMHCPTPALDPTSAACRHWTAAQRLPEGYVTAPMVDVPAEEVRAAWSSYFTWAHQPFGVVRPEALPTVWDDYRGGVDATLSSLCRDADGAIVALSLVSPEVWDGRTFIVAETVDRDQPLGLALLQATLAASLRALADRGFERVEIEGHSSDAHIPPLFETLPAGSHDPMDLYLFAPDRDAVSSSSTSKQPPQP; from the coding sequence GTGGAGATCGCGAGCGCATCTGGTCCAGCCCTCCAGGTCCGAGCACTGCGGGCTGACGACCCGGTCGCCGAGGGGCTCCGGCCTCCGCCTCCCGGACGCGACGGTCCACGGTGGCAACGGACCCTGGCCGCGGTGGCGGAGGGCCAGGTGGTGGGGTACGCGACCCTCGTCCTCAGCCCGGCCACCGACTCCTACTTCTGCGATGTGAGCGTCAGCCTGGCCCTGCGACGGCGCGGTATCGGGACCCGGCTGTTCACCGAGGTGCAGCGGGTCGCTGACCGTCCTCTGCCGGTCCTCGGCCGCGTGATGAGCAGCCAACCGCTCCGCCGTCCCTTCGCCGAGCACCTCGGCGGGTCGGTGCTCATGCACTGCCCGACCCCTGCCCTCGACCCCACCAGCGCCGCTTGCCGACACTGGACGGCCGCTCAGCGGCTGCCCGAGGGGTACGTCACGGCGCCGATGGTGGACGTGCCGGCGGAGGAGGTCCGGGCCGCGTGGTCGAGCTACTTCACCTGGGCGCACCAGCCGTTCGGGGTCGTCCGCCCTGAGGCCCTCCCGACCGTGTGGGACGACTACCGCGGCGGGGTCGACGCCACCCTCTCCTCCCTGTGCCGGGACGCCGACGGGGCGATCGTGGCTCTCAGCCTCGTCAGCCCCGAGGTGTGGGATGGCCGCACCTTCATCGTCGCCGAGACCGTCGACCGGGACCAGCCCCTCGGCCTCGCCCTGCTGCAGGCCACGCTCGCGGCGTCTCTGCGTGCCCTCGCTGACCGTGGCTTCGAGCGGGTGGAGATCGAGGGACACTCGTCCGACGCCCACATCCCCCCGCTCTTCGAGACCCTGCCCGCGGGCTCCCACGACCCGATGGACCTCTACCTCTTCGCCCCGGACCGCGACGCGGTCTCGTCGTCCTCGACGTCGAAGCAGCCCCCGCAACCCTGA
- a CDS encoding DUF6624 domain-containing protein, giving the protein MSRLAHHLCGVALVLVLVLSGCAAGDVPGADAPGPTSSGSPSARSASPTPAPVRTAATDPRLRTELLAMLAADQEDRQGDGQGGVGGDQERTERLRDIVDERGWPTQTLVGDDGATAAWVIAQHSDLDPAFQREVLALMRPAVAAGEADPGDLAYLVDRVAANAGQPQTYGTQTGCSDDGEPQRPPLTDPERVDQLRAEAGLPPLAEYLAEMEKVCAGS; this is encoded by the coding sequence GTGTCCCGCCTGGCGCACCACCTGTGCGGGGTGGCCCTCGTCCTCGTCCTCGTGCTGTCCGGCTGCGCGGCGGGGGACGTCCCGGGAGCCGACGCACCCGGGCCGACCAGCAGCGGCTCCCCCTCCGCCCGCTCCGCGTCCCCCACGCCGGCACCCGTACGCACGGCCGCCACCGATCCCCGGCTGCGGACCGAGCTGCTGGCCATGCTGGCGGCTGACCAGGAGGACCGGCAGGGCGACGGACAGGGCGGCGTGGGGGGCGACCAGGAGCGCACCGAGCGGCTCCGAGACATCGTCGACGAGCGCGGCTGGCCGACGCAGACGCTCGTCGGCGACGACGGCGCCACCGCCGCGTGGGTCATCGCCCAGCACAGCGATCTCGACCCCGCGTTCCAGCGCGAGGTGCTCGCCCTGATGAGGCCCGCGGTCGCGGCGGGCGAGGCGGACCCGGGCGATCTCGCCTACCTGGTCGACCGGGTGGCGGCCAACGCCGGCCAGCCGCAGACCTACGGGACCCAGACGGGGTGCTCCGACGACGGCGAGCCGCAGCGGCCGCCGCTCACGGATCCGGAGCGGGTCGACCAGCTGCGCGCCGAAGCAGGGCTCCCTCCCCTCGCGGAGTACCTGGCCGAGATGGAGAAGGTCTGCGCCGGTTCCTGA
- a CDS encoding epoxide hydrolase family protein: protein MSRAPDVPRGDRVVRPFALHVAEEVLDDLRDRLARTRWPEAETVAAPGGAPDWSQGPPLSYVAQLVEVWSRYDWRRLEAELNAHGQGLTEIDGLDIHFLHVRSPRADARPLVITHGWPSAVVEPLAVMDALAHPPEPGLPAFHVVAPSLPGFGFGGKPVTTGWDVDRTADAWVELMDRLGYGRFFAAGGDWGGRVTAALGHRHPDRVAGLHSFTPYVPEPAEPTAYGPLTAQEQRWLAARGEFFRRGRGYSVEQATRPQTVGYVLSDSPVAQLTWLLDKFWAWTDHDGDPREAISEDRMLDLATFYWLSATAGSSARFYWENEPPDNSGTVAVPSAVTIFPADIEKVPRPWVESRFTDLRSYRVAVRGGHFPMLEVPDSYADELRAGLGTLPG from the coding sequence GTGTCGAGAGCGCCGGACGTGCCCAGGGGCGACCGTGTCGTCCGCCCGTTCGCGCTGCACGTGGCGGAGGAGGTGCTGGACGACCTCCGCGACCGGCTCGCGCGGACGCGGTGGCCCGAGGCGGAGACCGTGGCGGCACCGGGAGGTGCCCCCGACTGGTCGCAGGGTCCACCGCTGTCCTACGTCGCTCAGCTGGTCGAGGTCTGGTCGCGGTACGACTGGCGCCGGCTGGAAGCCGAGCTGAACGCGCACGGCCAGGGCCTCACCGAGATCGACGGGTTGGACATCCACTTCCTGCACGTCCGCTCGCCCCGGGCCGACGCGCGTCCCCTGGTGATCACCCACGGCTGGCCCAGCGCGGTGGTCGAGCCGCTCGCGGTGATGGACGCGCTCGCCCACCCGCCTGAGCCCGGGTTGCCGGCCTTCCACGTCGTGGCGCCCTCGCTGCCGGGGTTCGGCTTCGGCGGCAAGCCCGTGACCACCGGCTGGGACGTCGACCGGACCGCGGACGCCTGGGTCGAGCTGATGGACCGGCTGGGCTACGGGCGGTTCTTCGCGGCCGGCGGTGACTGGGGCGGACGGGTGACGGCCGCCCTCGGGCACCGCCACCCCGACCGCGTCGCCGGCCTGCACAGCTTCACCCCCTACGTGCCGGAGCCGGCCGAGCCGACGGCGTACGGGCCGCTCACCGCGCAGGAGCAGCGGTGGCTGGCCGCCCGGGGTGAGTTCTTCCGCCGGGGCCGTGGCTACTCGGTGGAGCAGGCCACCCGTCCCCAGACCGTCGGCTACGTCCTCTCCGACTCCCCGGTCGCGCAGCTGACCTGGCTGCTGGACAAGTTCTGGGCCTGGACCGACCACGACGGTGACCCGCGGGAGGCGATCAGCGAGGACCGGATGCTCGACCTCGCGACCTTCTACTGGCTGTCGGCGACGGCAGGGTCGTCGGCCCGGTTCTACTGGGAGAACGAGCCGCCGGACAACAGCGGCACCGTGGCCGTCCCGAGCGCGGTGACGATCTTCCCCGCTGACATCGAGAAGGTGCCGCGGCCCTGGGTCGAGAGCCGCTTCACCGACCTGCGCTCCTACCGGGTGGCCGTGCGCGGCGGGCACTTCCCGATGCTCGAGGTCCCCGACTCCTACGCCGACGAGCTGCGGGCCGGTCTCGGGACCCTGCCCGGGTAG
- a CDS encoding multicopper oxidase domain-containing protein — protein MIKIIIGDDAADNSVIPTKMRDLPPLPGTWRTLMDDRLIFEVQRGSAAGELEWLVNGRPFDPHTIAASLRNPAGRTPLAQPRKGSFQLWEIKNGGGGWIHPMHLHQEEHRTVIRNGRDVTAGGDEGHPDDASREDVIALDPGESVIIYRGFRDFVGPYVGHCHNLAHEDHSMMFGWEIKP, from the coding sequence ATGATCAAGATCATCATCGGTGACGACGCCGCGGACAACAGCGTGATCCCGACGAAGATGCGGGACCTGCCGCCGCTGCCCGGCACCTGGAGGACCCTGATGGACGACCGGCTGATCTTCGAGGTGCAGCGCGGCAGCGCCGCCGGCGAGCTCGAGTGGCTGGTCAACGGGAGACCGTTCGATCCGCACACGATCGCGGCCAGCCTGCGGAACCCGGCCGGCCGAACACCCCTGGCGCAGCCGCGGAAGGGCAGCTTCCAGCTCTGGGAGATCAAGAACGGTGGGGGCGGCTGGATCCACCCGATGCACCTCCACCAGGAGGAGCACCGCACGGTGATCCGCAACGGCCGGGACGTCACCGCCGGCGGGGACGAGGGCCATCCCGATGACGCCTCGCGGGAGGACGTCATCGCCCTCGACCCCGGCGAGTCCGTCATCATCTACCGCGGCTTCCGCGACTTCGTCGGCCCCTACGTGGGCCACTGCCACAACCTGGCGCACGAGGACCACTCGATGATGTTCGGTTGGGAGATCAAGCCCTAG
- a CDS encoding MFS transporter codes for MRAGGRRRAGAGVVALCLVQFVDVLGVTSATTALPAMTADLAAPAWSTGVLATVYAMFFGAFLILGARLGDRYGHRRVLLIGVALFAVVALAGLSAQEIVQLVVARALQGLAAALSVPSALRLLLHLTPQPAGRRTAVAAWGATGAAAGALGFLAGGFLTDLWSWRALYWVNVPIGLALLVVIAATVPALPPDEDRRRLDLAGASLLVVAIMAVVVGTSMVERADLRLGGAGAVAVGVGVTAAFLAQQRRAAEPLIPRTALTSPNLRTGTVLSFVNTATTSSAGVMVALDLQQRQGASPLQAGLALLPFSVAVVVGSALAGPLARRLGGRRLARLGLVAVAGGTALLAATRGSPTGILGGVVVAGVGLGIAAVAATSIGTDVQEGLAGSAAGILNTGAQLGTAIGVAALVTLAGTLSPRGLGTPVAWAAAAALATAAAVALTWPPRPRLAAGPQDAGTPRADTPGAADPPAAGSATRAGSRDRPAARRRRSRGPRASGSARRARPPGRSAGR; via the coding sequence ATGAGAGCCGGAGGCCGCAGGAGAGCCGGTGCAGGCGTGGTCGCCCTGTGCCTGGTGCAGTTCGTCGACGTGCTGGGCGTGACCAGCGCCACCACGGCCCTCCCCGCCATGACGGCCGACCTGGCCGCTCCTGCGTGGTCGACGGGCGTCCTGGCCACCGTGTACGCCATGTTCTTCGGTGCCTTCCTCATCCTCGGGGCCCGCCTCGGCGACCGCTACGGCCACCGGCGGGTGCTGCTCATCGGGGTGGCCCTCTTCGCGGTGGTGGCCCTGGCCGGGCTGAGCGCCCAGGAGATCGTGCAGCTGGTCGTCGCCCGGGCCCTGCAGGGGCTGGCGGCCGCGCTCAGCGTCCCCAGCGCCCTCCGCCTCCTCCTCCACCTCACCCCGCAGCCCGCCGGCCGCCGCACCGCGGTCGCCGCGTGGGGAGCCACCGGAGCCGCCGCCGGAGCCCTCGGGTTCCTCGCCGGCGGGTTCCTGACCGATCTGTGGAGCTGGCGCGCCCTCTACTGGGTCAACGTCCCCATCGGCCTCGCCCTCCTCGTCGTCATCGCCGCCACGGTGCCGGCCCTGCCCCCGGACGAGGACCGCCGCAGGCTCGACCTGGCCGGCGCGTCCCTGCTGGTGGTCGCCATCATGGCCGTGGTCGTCGGCACCTCCATGGTCGAACGAGCGGACCTGCGCCTCGGGGGCGCGGGCGCCGTCGCCGTCGGGGTGGGGGTGACCGCGGCGTTCCTCGCCCAGCAGCGGAGAGCAGCCGAGCCGCTGATCCCGCGGACCGCTCTGACCAGCCCGAACCTGCGGACCGGGACCGTCCTCTCCTTCGTCAACACCGCCACCACGAGCTCGGCCGGGGTCATGGTCGCCCTGGACCTGCAGCAGCGGCAAGGGGCCAGCCCTCTCCAGGCCGGACTGGCCCTCCTGCCGTTCAGCGTCGCCGTCGTCGTCGGGTCGGCCCTCGCCGGACCGCTCGCCCGGCGGCTCGGCGGCCGCCGCCTGGCCCGTCTCGGGCTGGTGGCGGTGGCCGGCGGAACAGCCCTCCTCGCCGCGACCCGGGGCAGCCCCACCGGGATCCTCGGCGGCGTCGTCGTGGCCGGGGTGGGACTCGGGATCGCCGCCGTCGCCGCCACCAGTATCGGCACCGACGTCCAGGAGGGCCTCGCCGGAAGCGCGGCCGGCATCCTCAACACCGGCGCCCAGCTCGGCACCGCCATCGGCGTCGCCGCGCTGGTCACCCTCGCCGGTACCCTCTCCCCGCGCGGCCTCGGCACCCCGGTCGCCTGGGCAGCCGCAGCGGCGCTCGCCACCGCCGCCGCCGTCGCGCTCACCTGGCCACCTCGCCCCCGCCTCGCGGCCGGCCCGCAGGACGCGGGCACCCCCAGGGCGGACACCCCCGGCGCCGCCGACCCTCCCGCTGCCGGTTCCGCTACCCGGGCAGGGTCCCGAGACCGGCCCGCAGCTCGTCGGCGTAGGAGTCGGGGACCTCGAGCATCGGGAAGTGCCCGCCGCGCACGGCCACCCGGTAGGAGCGCAGGTCGGTGA
- a CDS encoding ANTAR domain-containing protein — protein MHTSHAELRRGRQAGPAADLPQPAADDGPATRSTSGTADGGPSLAQDDVEDDAAELRRELGALRRVLVTLPAIEQAKGVLIGFYAIDADAAFALLVRWSQHTNIKLHRLASDLVTAANDSSGSPHAALRRFIDRLPGAGRPSPAAPGSRAAADAPSSLPAVR, from the coding sequence GTGCACACCAGCCACGCGGAACTCCGACGTGGTCGCCAGGCCGGGCCGGCCGCGGACCTCCCTCAACCGGCGGCCGACGACGGCCCGGCCACGCGGTCGACCAGCGGCACCGCGGACGGCGGGCCGAGCCTCGCCCAGGACGACGTCGAGGACGATGCGGCAGAGCTCCGGCGCGAGCTCGGAGCACTGCGTCGCGTGCTCGTCACCCTGCCGGCCATCGAGCAGGCGAAGGGGGTGCTGATCGGGTTCTACGCGATCGACGCGGACGCAGCCTTCGCGCTCCTGGTGCGCTGGTCGCAGCACACCAACATCAAGCTGCACCGGCTCGCCTCCGACCTCGTCACCGCGGCGAACGACTCCTCGGGATCTCCGCACGCGGCGCTGCGCCGCTTCATCGACCGGCTGCCCGGCGCTGGTCGTCCCTCCCCCGCCGCCCCGGGGTCGAGAGCAGCCGCGGACGCCCCGAGCTCACTGCCGGCTGTGCGCTGA
- a CDS encoding LacI family DNA-binding transcriptional regulator: protein MAESARPQRRMRLRDVADEVGVSAKTVSNAYRAPGQLTPELRQRILATAARLGYAGPDPVAAGLRRGRVGAIGVLYANQLSYAFDDPNTNALLAGVTAAAETAGVGLLLLPGSVDPVRRATAVTGAVVDGIIASSLAEDDPLLQTVVDRRLPLVVVDQPGPSVLATLTPDAVPWIGIDDRAAAFELAEHLVLLGHRRLGVVSFALRLGTPTGFATLSDQDSATLSVTKNRLAGYRDAAARHGIDWGSVPVSQGVDSTPSEGRRGALAVLGTRPRPTALICLSDRLAEGALAAAAHLGLRVPEDLAVVGFDDAPHLAERLDLTTVRQPSRLKGHHAAEALLALTRGAAADPVPHLETTLVVRGTTGPPPSDR, encoded by the coding sequence ATGGCAGAGTCCGCTCGACCACAGCGCAGGATGCGGCTGCGCGACGTCGCCGACGAGGTGGGGGTCTCGGCCAAGACGGTGTCGAACGCCTACCGGGCACCCGGCCAGCTGACGCCCGAGCTGCGGCAGCGGATCCTCGCCACCGCGGCACGGCTGGGGTACGCGGGGCCGGATCCCGTCGCCGCCGGGCTGCGGCGGGGTCGGGTCGGCGCGATCGGCGTCCTCTACGCCAACCAGCTCTCGTACGCGTTCGACGATCCGAACACCAACGCGCTGCTCGCCGGGGTCACCGCGGCGGCCGAGACGGCCGGCGTGGGGCTGCTCCTGCTGCCCGGTTCCGTCGACCCGGTCCGTCGGGCGACGGCGGTCACCGGTGCGGTGGTCGACGGGATCATCGCCTCGTCCCTGGCCGAGGACGACCCCCTCCTGCAGACGGTGGTCGACCGGCGGCTGCCGCTGGTCGTCGTCGACCAGCCCGGCCCGTCCGTCCTGGCCACGCTCACCCCGGACGCGGTCCCGTGGATCGGCATCGACGACCGGGCGGCTGCCTTCGAGCTCGCCGAGCACCTGGTGCTGCTTGGCCACCGCCGGCTCGGCGTCGTCTCGTTCGCCCTCCGGCTCGGGACCCCGACCGGGTTCGCCACGCTCTCCGACCAGGACAGCGCCACCCTGTCGGTCACCAAGAACCGGCTCGCCGGCTACCGCGACGCGGCCGCGCGCCACGGCATCGACTGGGGCAGCGTCCCGGTCTCGCAGGGGGTCGACAGCACACCGAGCGAGGGTCGGAGGGGCGCGCTCGCCGTCCTCGGCACCAGACCACGCCCCACCGCGCTGATCTGCCTCAGCGACCGGCTCGCCGAAGGAGCGCTCGCCGCGGCCGCCCACCTCGGCCTGCGCGTGCCCGAGGACCTCGCCGTCGTCGGGTTCGACGACGCCCCGCACCTGGCCGAGCGGTTGGACCTCACCACCGTCCGTCAACCCAGTCGGCTGAAGGGGCACCACGCCGCTGAGGCCCTGCTCGCCCTCACCCGAGGAGCTGCGGCCGACCCCGTCCCCCACCTCGAGACCACGCTGGTCGTCCGAGGGACCACCGGGCCCCCGCCCTCCGACCGCTGA
- a CDS encoding MFS transporter, giving the protein MPATQLAEVTEVGSGDERRPLMTSANMAWMNLGFFGVQFSFGLTQSAVNPIFLFLGAEAHSLPILNIAGPITGLLIQPFIGAMSDKTWSPRWGRRKPFILGGSLVMIAILFLFPLVTALWMAVICLWLVDAGNNTAMEPYRALISDRLRKTQIPKGFLIQSMFTGAGAVLANVSLFVFQKIFPGGAEGAVPTWVFVVFWFGAVCAIVTVGLAMLRTKEISPTDDELAHMRSQSKGIPATVREVAEAVRVMPIGMHKIGLAFLFQWYAMFIYWQFVSVSVAESVWDAAPDTPGYEEAAGWVGLMNGSYNFVTMLSALFLLPLCHRYGGKKVHAGTLTLAGLSLAWLSTIDNQLLTLAPMIGLGICWASMVGVPYLMVAGMVPRERTGVYMGILNMMIVVPMLIQTLTFGWIFENLLASRGTNAILLAGALLGCAALAMLWVNPPRSDEESLVLPLGGQREITVYDRVVVGSDGSPSALYAVARAHEVAAAAQARMVVVAAYDPGDSASQQEQLGGRRLLYGQRAARAAMSASVRELTSERIRDIEQVIVAARPAEALLQVANRNPASLIVVGNRGLGAQEGEVLGSVPREIVQHAACDVLVVQTSALHDDVLVDESRGQSR; this is encoded by the coding sequence ATGCCAGCCACACAGCTCGCAGAGGTCACGGAGGTGGGCTCGGGGGACGAGCGCCGTCCTCTGATGACGTCGGCCAACATGGCGTGGATGAACCTCGGGTTCTTCGGGGTGCAGTTCAGCTTCGGGCTCACCCAGAGTGCGGTGAACCCCATCTTCTTGTTCCTGGGGGCGGAGGCGCACAGCCTGCCGATCCTCAACATCGCCGGCCCGATCACCGGTCTCCTGATCCAGCCCTTCATCGGCGCCATGAGCGACAAGACCTGGAGCCCGAGGTGGGGCCGGCGAAAGCCGTTCATCCTCGGCGGCAGCCTGGTGATGATCGCCATCCTGTTCCTCTTCCCGCTGGTGACCGCGCTGTGGATGGCCGTGATCTGCCTGTGGCTGGTGGACGCGGGGAACAACACGGCCATGGAGCCGTACCGGGCGCTGATCTCCGACCGGCTGCGCAAGACCCAGATACCGAAGGGCTTCCTGATCCAGAGCATGTTCACCGGCGCCGGCGCGGTGCTGGCCAACGTGTCCCTGTTCGTCTTCCAGAAGATCTTCCCCGGCGGCGCCGAGGGGGCGGTGCCCACCTGGGTGTTCGTGGTGTTCTGGTTCGGCGCGGTGTGCGCCATCGTCACGGTCGGCCTCGCCATGCTGCGGACCAAGGAGATCTCGCCGACCGACGACGAGCTGGCGCACATGCGGTCGCAGTCGAAGGGGATCCCCGCGACGGTCCGCGAGGTCGCAGAGGCCGTGAGGGTGATGCCGATCGGCATGCACAAGATCGGCCTGGCCTTCCTGTTCCAGTGGTACGCCATGTTCATCTACTGGCAGTTCGTCAGCGTCAGCGTCGCCGAGTCGGTCTGGGACGCGGCGCCGGACACCCCTGGCTATGAGGAGGCAGCGGGCTGGGTCGGGCTGATGAACGGCAGCTACAACTTCGTGACCATGCTGTCGGCGCTGTTCCTGCTGCCGCTGTGCCACCGGTACGGCGGCAAGAAGGTGCACGCCGGCACGCTCACACTGGCCGGCCTCTCGCTCGCGTGGCTGTCGACGATCGACAACCAGCTGCTGACCCTGGCGCCGATGATCGGCCTGGGCATCTGCTGGGCCAGCATGGTCGGAGTGCCCTACCTGATGGTTGCCGGCATGGTCCCCCGGGAGCGCACGGGCGTCTACATGGGCATCCTCAACATGATGATCGTGGTTCCCATGCTCATCCAGACCCTGACCTTCGGCTGGATCTTCGAGAACCTGCTGGCCAGCCGCGGCACCAACGCCATCCTGCTCGCCGGTGCGCTGCTCGGGTGCGCCGCACTGGCGATGCTCTGGGTCAACCCGCCCCGGTCCGACGAGGAGTCCCTCGTCCTGCCCCTGGGCGGCCAGCGTGAGATCACGGTCTACGACCGGGTGGTGGTCGGGTCGGACGGCTCACCGTCCGCCCTGTACGCCGTCGCCCGCGCGCACGAGGTGGCAGCCGCCGCCCAAGCCCGGATGGTCGTGGTCGCGGCCTACGACCCCGGGGACAGCGCAAGCCAGCAGGAGCAGCTGGGCGGCCGCCGTCTGCTGTACGGCCAGCGGGCCGCGCGGGCCGCGATGAGCGCGTCGGTGCGGGAGCTGACGTCGGAGCGCATCCGGGACATCGAGCAGGTGATCGTGGCGGCCAGGCCCGCCGAGGCGCTGCTCCAGGTGGCGAACCGGAACCCGGCGAGCCTCATCGTGGTGGGCAACCGCGGTCTGGGGGCCCAGGAGGGCGAGGTGCTCGGCTCGGTCCCGCGGGAGATCGTGCAGCACGCTGCCTGCGACGTGCTGGTGGTCCAGACCTCAGCCCTGCACGACGACGTGCTCGTGGACGAGTCACGCGGCCAGAGCCGCTGA
- a CDS encoding S66 peptidase family protein, with translation MSVPRLVPGDRVRFVSPASPPTREAVARGAELLSAWGLQVEVADHAFDRTGYLAGPDLARLADLDDALRDPGVRGIFATTGGKGAYRIAPLLDFEAARADPKPFVGFSDITYLHLALHRAGVPGSLHGPFVNWSDEYYDAGCAERLRRSLMEPEPVVVSSRPADYTAQLSSAGSATGVLVGGHFDSVSRAVGWALPDLDDAILLLEDHHGTGLGQVDRCLAQLVHSGLLRSVRGIALGTFGEFETTTASGTTLADVLGDWLAPLRVPILGGLPIGHGLNPASVPLGTAATIDVAAGTLTVAPAVH, from the coding sequence ATGTCCGTACCCCGGCTGGTGCCTGGTGACCGCGTCCGGTTCGTCTCGCCGGCCAGCCCGCCCACGCGCGAGGCGGTGGCTCGCGGGGCGGAGCTGCTCAGCGCCTGGGGGCTCCAGGTGGAGGTCGCGGACCACGCGTTCGACCGGACCGGCTACCTCGCCGGTCCGGACCTGGCCCGGTTGGCCGACCTGGACGACGCCCTGCGCGACCCGGGCGTGCGCGGCATCTTCGCCACCACCGGCGGCAAGGGTGCCTACCGGATCGCCCCCCTCCTGGACTTCGAGGCGGCGCGCGCTGATCCCAAGCCGTTCGTCGGTTTCAGCGACATCACCTACCTGCACCTCGCGCTGCACCGCGCCGGCGTGCCCGGCTCTCTGCACGGTCCGTTCGTGAACTGGAGCGACGAGTACTACGACGCCGGCTGCGCCGAGCGCCTGCGCCGGAGTCTGATGGAGCCCGAGCCGGTCGTGGTCAGCAGTCGCCCGGCCGACTACACCGCGCAGCTGAGTTCTGCTGGGTCGGCGACCGGCGTCCTCGTGGGCGGCCACTTCGACAGCGTCAGCCGCGCCGTCGGGTGGGCGCTGCCGGACCTGGACGACGCGATCCTGCTGCTCGAGGACCACCACGGCACGGGGCTGGGCCAGGTCGACCGCTGCCTGGCGCAGCTGGTGCACAGCGGGCTGCTCCGGAGCGTCCGCGGGATCGCCCTCGGCACCTTCGGTGAGTTCGAGACCACCACCGCCAGCGGGACCACCCTCGCCGACGTCCTGGGTGACTGGCTGGCGCCGCTGCGGGTGCCGATCCTCGGCGGTCTGCCGATCGGGCACGGCCTCAACCCCGCGTCGGTCCCGCTCGGCACCGCCGCCACCATCGACGTCGCGGCCGGGACGTTGACGGTCGCCCCTGCCGTGCACTGA